From a single Mycolicibacterium moriokaense genomic region:
- the katG gene encoding catalase/peroxidase HPI has protein sequence MSDSSDARPPHADTKTASDSESENPVIDSPKPKAHAPLTNRDWWPEQVDVSVLHKQNQKGNPLGEDFNYAEEFAKLDLEAFKADVAKVVTTSQDWWPADYGSYAGLFIRMSWHAAGTYRIYDGRGGAGQGAQRFAPLNSWPDNANLDKARRLLWPIKQKYGNKISWADLIAYAGNAALEVSGFKTFGFAFGREDIWEPEEMLWGQEDTWLGTDARYGGTNDGDRQLAEPFGATTMGLIYVNPEGPEGKPDPLAAAKDIRETFGRMAMNDEETAALIVGGHTLGKTHGAGPDEGMGPEPEGAPIEQQGLGWKCPFGSGKGPDTITSGLEVVWTDKPTQWSNRYLEILYGNEWELTKSPAGAWQFEAKNAEATIPDPFGGPPRKPTMLVTDVSMREDPIYGKITRRWLDHPEELDEAFAKAWYKLMHRDMGPVSRYLGPWVPEPQLWQDPVPPVEGELIDEADIKALKDKLLNSGLTVQQLIKTAWASAGSYRGTDKRGGANGARVRLEPQKSWEANEPAELAKVLPVLEKIQQEFNGAGGKKVSLADLIVLGGSAAVEKAARDAGYEIDVHFAPGRTDASQEQTDVESFAVLEPRADGLRNYFRPGEKNPLEQLLVERAYLLDLTAPELAVLVGGLRVLNVNHGGSKHGVFTDKPGALSNDFFVNLLDMSTEWKPSESTENVYEGRDRSSGALKWTATANDLVFGSNSVLRGIAEVYAQEDSKDKFVEDFVAAWVKVMNNDRFDLA, from the coding sequence GTGTCTGATTCATCTGACGCTCGCCCGCCGCACGCCGACACCAAGACGGCAAGCGACAGCGAGAGCGAGAATCCGGTAATCGATTCGCCCAAGCCGAAGGCGCATGCTCCTCTCACCAACAGGGACTGGTGGCCGGAGCAGGTCGACGTCTCGGTGCTGCACAAGCAGAACCAGAAAGGCAACCCGCTCGGCGAGGACTTCAACTACGCCGAGGAGTTCGCCAAGCTGGATCTGGAGGCGTTCAAGGCTGACGTCGCGAAGGTCGTCACCACCTCGCAGGACTGGTGGCCCGCCGACTACGGCAGCTACGCCGGCCTGTTCATCCGCATGAGCTGGCATGCCGCGGGCACGTACCGCATCTACGACGGCCGCGGCGGCGCCGGACAGGGCGCGCAGCGCTTCGCCCCGCTCAACAGCTGGCCGGACAACGCCAACCTGGACAAGGCACGCCGACTGCTGTGGCCGATCAAGCAGAAGTACGGCAACAAGATCTCCTGGGCTGACCTGATCGCATACGCCGGAAACGCCGCGCTCGAGGTCTCCGGGTTCAAGACGTTCGGTTTCGCGTTCGGTCGCGAGGACATCTGGGAGCCCGAGGAGATGCTGTGGGGTCAGGAGGACACCTGGCTCGGCACCGATGCACGCTACGGTGGCACCAACGACGGCGACCGTCAGCTGGCCGAGCCCTTCGGCGCCACCACGATGGGCCTCATCTACGTGAATCCGGAAGGCCCCGAAGGCAAGCCGGATCCGCTGGCTGCGGCGAAGGACATCCGCGAGACGTTCGGCCGGATGGCCATGAACGACGAGGAGACCGCGGCCCTGATCGTCGGCGGCCACACCCTGGGTAAGACCCACGGTGCGGGCCCGGACGAGGGCATGGGACCCGAGCCCGAGGGTGCGCCCATCGAGCAGCAGGGTCTCGGCTGGAAGTGCCCGTTCGGCTCGGGTAAAGGCCCGGACACCATCACCAGCGGTCTCGAGGTCGTCTGGACGGACAAGCCGACGCAGTGGAGCAACCGCTACCTCGAGATCCTCTACGGCAACGAGTGGGAGCTGACCAAGAGCCCCGCCGGCGCTTGGCAGTTCGAGGCCAAGAACGCCGAGGCGACGATCCCGGATCCGTTCGGCGGCCCGCCGCGCAAGCCCACGATGCTCGTCACCGACGTGTCGATGCGCGAGGATCCGATCTACGGCAAGATCACCCGCCGCTGGCTGGATCATCCCGAGGAGCTGGACGAGGCCTTCGCCAAGGCCTGGTACAAGCTCATGCACCGCGACATGGGCCCGGTCAGCCGCTACCTCGGACCGTGGGTGCCCGAGCCGCAGCTGTGGCAGGACCCGGTGCCGCCCGTCGAGGGTGAGTTGATCGACGAGGCCGACATCAAGGCGCTCAAGGACAAGCTGCTGAATTCCGGTCTGACCGTGCAGCAGCTGATCAAGACCGCGTGGGCGTCGGCGGGCAGCTACCGCGGCACCGACAAGCGCGGTGGCGCCAACGGTGCGCGCGTCCGGCTGGAGCCGCAGAAGAGCTGGGAGGCCAACGAGCCCGCCGAGCTGGCCAAGGTGCTCCCCGTGCTCGAGAAGATCCAGCAGGAGTTCAACGGTGCGGGCGGCAAGAAGGTGTCGCTGGCCGACCTGATCGTGCTGGGTGGTTCGGCAGCAGTCGAAAAGGCCGCTCGCGACGCGGGTTACGAGATCGACGTGCACTTCGCGCCGGGTCGTACCGATGCCTCGCAGGAGCAGACCGATGTGGAGTCGTTCGCGGTGCTCGAACCGCGGGCAGACGGCCTCCGCAACTACTTCCGGCCCGGCGAGAAGAACCCGCTGGAGCAGCTGCTCGTCGAGCGGGCCTACCTGCTTGACCTGACGGCTCCGGAGTTGGCGGTGCTCGTCGGCGGTCTGCGGGTGCTGAACGTCAACCACGGCGGCAGCAAGCACGGCGTGTTCACCGACAAGCCGGGCGCGCTGAGCAACGACTTCTTCGTCAACCTGCTCGACATGAGCACGGAGTGGAAGCCGTCGGAGTCCACCGAGAACGTCTACGAGGGTCGCGATCGCTCCTCGGGTGCGCTCAAGTGGACGGCCACCGCCAACGATCTGGTGTTCGGGTCGAACTCGGTGCTGCGTGGCATCGCCGAGGTCTACGCCCAGGAAGACAGCAAGGACAAGTTCGTCGAGGACTTCGTCGCTGCCTGGGTAAAGGTCATGAACAACGACCGGTTCGATCTCGCCTGA
- a CDS encoding Fur family transcriptional regulator codes for MTTTPDYAEQLRMADLRVTRPRLAVLEAVYANPHADTETIFSAVRVGLPDVSRQAVYDVLAALSAAGLIRRIQPSGSVSRYESRVGDNHHHVVCRSCGVIADVDCAVGETPCLTPSDPVGSLDGFVLDEAEVIYWGLCPDCAAAQVSRSHP; via the coding sequence GTGACAACGACGCCGGATTACGCAGAGCAGCTGAGGATGGCTGATCTCCGTGTGACCCGGCCGCGGCTCGCGGTTCTTGAGGCCGTGTACGCGAATCCCCACGCCGATACCGAGACCATCTTCTCCGCGGTGCGGGTCGGTCTGCCCGACGTATCGCGGCAGGCGGTGTACGACGTGCTCGCCGCGTTGTCTGCGGCGGGGTTGATCCGTCGTATCCAGCCTTCCGGTTCGGTGTCGCGCTACGAATCACGCGTCGGCGACAACCACCACCACGTGGTGTGCCGCTCGTGCGGGGTCATCGCCGACGTGGACTGCGCAGTCGGCGAGACGCCCTGCCTGACGCCGTCTGATCCGGTTGGATCCCTCGACGGTTTCGTGCTCGACGAGGCCGAGGTCATCTACTGGGGCCTGTGCCCCGACTGCGCAGCCGCACAAGTTTCCCGATCACACCCGTGA
- a CDS encoding acyltransferase family protein yields the protein MRTGEIKALSGLRIVAAVWVVLFHFRPLLEQASPGFRSALAPVLDCGAQGVDLFFILSGFVLTWNYMDRMGESWSWRATVHFLWLRLSRVWPVYLVTMHLAALWIIFTLNVGHVPSKVADQLTAMNYVKQFLLVQLWFAPYFDGTSWDGPAWSISAEWLAYLLFGALALVIFRIARATRARGLIYLAVAAALPPVLLLMATGLFYTPWSWLPRIVMQFTAGALVCAAVRKLQPSDRARTGAGIAALLIAAAIVGILYWLDAHPMPSIYDSAGLVDVLFVPLVLTLAIGAGTLPALLALRPMVYLGHVSFSLYMVHELVHTTWNWMVEQFEIHLGSDLAGKAVLVGLLAVAFGGAVFLYHFVEEPARKWMRGMMTPPRDTRIEHGRGKLQTIDGQREERTPVVSARAG from the coding sequence GTGCGTACCGGAGAGATCAAGGCCCTATCCGGACTGCGCATCGTCGCTGCCGTGTGGGTCGTGCTCTTCCACTTCCGTCCGCTACTCGAGCAGGCTTCCCCCGGATTCCGCTCGGCGCTCGCGCCCGTCCTCGACTGCGGCGCGCAGGGCGTGGACCTCTTCTTCATCCTCAGCGGCTTCGTCCTGACCTGGAACTACATGGACCGCATGGGCGAGTCCTGGTCGTGGCGGGCCACCGTGCACTTCCTCTGGCTGCGGCTGTCCCGCGTGTGGCCCGTCTATCTGGTGACGATGCACCTCGCCGCGCTGTGGATCATCTTCACGTTGAACGTCGGCCATGTGCCCTCCAAGGTCGCCGACCAGCTCACCGCGATGAACTACGTCAAGCAGTTCCTGCTCGTGCAGCTGTGGTTCGCGCCGTACTTCGACGGCACCAGCTGGGACGGTCCAGCCTGGTCGATCAGCGCCGAATGGTTGGCTTACCTGCTGTTCGGGGCTTTGGCGCTGGTGATCTTCCGCATCGCTCGGGCGACGCGAGCGCGCGGGCTGATCTACCTCGCCGTGGCGGCCGCGCTACCCCCGGTCCTGCTGCTGATGGCGACCGGCCTCTTCTACACGCCGTGGAGCTGGCTGCCGCGCATCGTCATGCAGTTCACCGCAGGCGCGCTGGTGTGTGCTGCGGTCCGCAAGCTGCAGCCCAGCGACCGTGCCCGTACCGGCGCCGGCATCGCGGCGCTCCTCATCGCGGCCGCCATAGTCGGCATCCTGTACTGGCTCGACGCCCACCCCATGCCGTCCATCTACGATTCGGCCGGGCTGGTCGACGTGCTGTTCGTCCCGCTGGTGTTGACCCTGGCGATAGGCGCGGGCACCCTACCCGCCCTGCTGGCTCTGCGCCCCATGGTCTACCTCGGACACGTCTCGTTCAGCCTCTACATGGTTCACGAGTTGGTGCACACGACGTGGAATTGGATGGTCGAGCAGTTCGAGATTCACCTCGGATCGGATCTCGCGGGCAAGGCGGTGCTCGTCGGGCTGCTCGCGGTCGCATTCGGGGGGGCCGTGTTCCTCTATCACTTCGTCGAGGAGCCTGCGCGTAAGTGGATGCGCGGCATGATGACCCCGCCTCGCGACACCCGGATCGAGCACGGGCGCGGCAAGCTTCAGACGATCGACGGCCAGCGTGAGGAGCGCACACCCGTGGTTTCGGCACGTGCCGGATGA
- a CDS encoding Rv0518 family GDSL lipase: protein MSRLVTAMVALALLVCGCGGRPIEVRHNDIVVLNVAVNRIAVIGDSYTTGGELGGLGPNAWTEHAWRDLAEYRTPITADVGAEGGAGYAVRGNRGSLFEDLVGRTVKPDDALVLFFGSRNDQHIGTAQYSLLTYGTFQLARRIAPSATFLVIGPPWPTADPPADIVRIRDALRYQAGLAGATFIDPIAERWFVGRPELIGADGVHPTDAGHEYMAEKIAPLIAAELPTRI, encoded by the coding sequence GTGAGTCGGTTGGTCACGGCCATGGTCGCGCTTGCGCTCCTGGTCTGCGGGTGCGGTGGACGCCCAATAGAGGTGCGTCACAACGATATCGTGGTGCTGAATGTTGCCGTGAATCGCATCGCGGTGATCGGTGATTCCTACACGACGGGTGGAGAGCTCGGTGGTCTCGGTCCCAACGCATGGACCGAACATGCCTGGCGCGACCTTGCTGAGTATCGGACTCCGATCACCGCCGATGTCGGCGCCGAAGGGGGCGCGGGGTATGCCGTCCGGGGCAACCGCGGGAGCCTGTTCGAGGATCTGGTCGGCCGAACGGTCAAGCCAGACGACGCGCTCGTGCTGTTCTTCGGGTCGCGCAACGATCAGCACATCGGAACCGCGCAGTACTCGCTGCTGACCTACGGCACCTTCCAATTGGCCCGTCGCATCGCGCCTTCGGCGACGTTCCTGGTCATCGGGCCGCCGTGGCCGACGGCCGATCCGCCCGCGGACATCGTGCGGATTCGCGATGCGCTGCGCTACCAGGCGGGCCTTGCCGGCGCGACGTTCATCGACCCCATCGCCGAACGTTGGTTCGTGGGTCGACCCGAATTGATCGGCGCCGACGGCGTGCATCCGACCGATGCCGGCCATGAGTACATGGCCGAGAAGATCGCGCCGCTCATCGCCGCGGAACTGCCTACCCGCATATGA